One stretch of Plutella xylostella chromosome 15, ilPluXylo3.1, whole genome shotgun sequence DNA includes these proteins:
- the LOC105385137 gene encoding protein-serine O-palmitoleoyltransferase porcupine has translation MEEDEYYTENSWKNLSLCAEPTLYEGLKFARDIILWNIILRLIVQYINPPLNICHSLSLMIGILLLYLNIGQPIIWTLGITFGSYIFIVTLSLVTTRWRGLLVSLGMVTFLISSEIFIVNPKMWQQIRGIQMIATMKIISVAVELDRGLFKSMLNPIEFAGYLLCPANSLLGPWISFNKYNHYLGVRFLSFRWIKIISINLFLSMLYLVLSNCVVPWYIDDDASKWLLAYRDAQAFRMSHYFVSTMSVVSMISAGFGLSNDCRSEVQVTKPYFIELPRSLVQVVVYWNIPMHKWLKNYVFKPCQPYGQFTAILVTYTMSSVLHGFNFQLSAVLLSIGTFSFVEYNFRVKVAAALEVCCLANPCIKQCNHKYRKGSFLTLFVNFLFGLITVTHLAYLGVMFEASFSLQESGYSYLHTLSKWENLNYFSHGFVAFLYVIFLAL, from the coding sequence ATGGAAGAAGATGAATATTACACGGAAAATAGCTGGAAAAACTTGAGTCTTTGTGCTGAGCCAACCCTTTATGAGGGCCTAAAATTTGCAAGAGATATCATATTATGGAACATAATTCTGCGGCTTATCGTACAATACATAAATCCTCCCCTCAATATTTGTCACAGTCTTTCTTTAATGATTGGCATCCTTCTACTGTATTTAAACATTGGCCAACCAATTATATGGACTTTAGGTATAACTTTTGGATCTTACATTTTTATAGTTACATTATCACTGGTAACCACAAGATGGAGAGGACTCTTGGTGTCTCTTGGTATGGTTACCTTCCTCATATCTAGcgaaatttttattgtaaatccAAAAATGTGGCAACAAATAAGAGGAATTCAGATGATAGccactatgaaaataatatctgtTGCAGTTGAATTGGATAGAGGTTTATTCAAAAGCATGCTGAATCCAATTGAATTTGCAGGATATTTACTCTGTCCAGCCAATTCCTTGCTAGGTCCATGGAtatcctttaataaatataatcattATCTTGGAGTCAGATTCCTTTCATTCAGGTGGATAAAAATAATCtcaattaatttgtttttgtctATGTTGTACTTAGTTTTATCAAATTGCGTAGTTCCATGGTatattgatgatgatgcaaGTAAATGGCTCTTAGCTTATCGGGATGCACAAGCATTTAGAATGTcgcattattttgtttctaccATGTCTGTAGTATCAATGATTAGTGCTGGTTTTGGATTAAGCAATGATTGCCGTTCAGAGGTGCAAGTCACTAAGCCATACTTTATAGAATTGCCCCGTTCTCTTGTTCAAGTTGTTGTATATTGGAATATTCCTATGCATAAATGGCTcaaaaattatgtatttaaaccATGTCAACCATATGGACAGTTTACTGCCATATTGGTTACCTACACAATGTCTTCTGTTCTCCATGGctttaattttcaattatCTGCAGTATTACTTAGTAtaggaacattttcatttgtcGAGTATAATTTTCGTGTAAAGGTGGCTGCGGCGTTAGAGGTGTGTTGTTTAGCAAATCCATGTATTAAACAATGTAATCACAAATATAGAAAGGGTAGTTTTCTTACTCTGTTTGTCAACTTTTTATTTGGTCTTATCACTGTAACACATTTAGCATACTTAGGTGTAATGTTTGAAGCATCCTTTTCTCTACAGGAATCTGGATACTCATATCTCCACACACTAAGCAAATGGGAAAATCTTAATTATTTTAGCCATGGCTTTGTTGCATTCttgtatgtaatatttttagcATTGTGA
- the LOC105393039 gene encoding torsin-like protein, whose translation MRYLNHSLFVWIIFTYSSAHSLSFSGLYESMKDNTFCRFTECCNADYIPYNLDRLQTSLSQRMFGQPLVNELVNILSAHREALDDQGRRNRKALVISLHGWSGVGKNYAVSMIAEAIYKKGMESSYVKLFMGKKDFDCEYLQETQKILMEKVNSIVKKCSKSLIIFDEIHDMCPSILDAIQPMLDHHHAVDGIDYRDTIFLFISNIGGHEIAEHLLEFYNDGLSRNDVDFHHFEPIIRRVAYHTGGFEKSSAIAHHLIDHYIPFLPLEQIHVEMCALAEFRAHDVLNPSEKMMEDALSIITYGPTEDQPIFANNGCKRFTRHIPYIIQKHKTQKKKTEL comes from the exons ATGAGATATTTAAATCACTCGCTGTTTGTGTGGATAATTTTCACTTATTCATCTGCACACTCACTATCTTTCTCAGGACTATACGAATCAATGAAAGACAACACATTTTGTCGTTTTACAGAATGTTGTAATGCTGATTATATTCCTTACAACCTTGACA GGTTACAAACCAGTCTATCTCAACGAATGTTCGGGCAACCGCTCGTGAACGAGCTGGTGAATATACTCTCGGCTCACAGGGAGGCCCTGGATGACCAGGGTAGGAGAAATAGAAAGGCTCTTGTAATTAGTTTACACGGGTGGTCGGGTGTGGGGAAGAATTATGCTGTTTCAATGATAGCTGAAGCTATTTACAAAAAAGGGATGGAGAGTTCGTATGTCAAACTTTTCATGGGTAAAAAAGATTTTGATTGTGAATATCTACAAGAAACTcaa AAAATATTGATGGAAAAGGTTAACAGCATTGTTAAAAAGTGTTCAAAATCTCTTATAATTTTTGATGAGATCCATGATATGTGTCCTTCAATTCTGGATGCTATTCAGCCCATGCTTGATCACCATCACGCTGTTGATGGTATAGATTATAG ggatacaatatttttatttatatcaaataTTGGAGGACATGAAATTGCTGAACACTTATTAGAATTCTACAATGATGGCTTGAGTAGAAATGATGTTGACTTTCATCATTTTGAACCAATTATTCGGAGGGTGGCTTATCACACTG GTGGTTTTGAAAAATCATCCGCTATAGCCCACCATTTAATTGACCATTACATTCCATTTCTGCCATTAGAGCAGATTCATGTAGAGATGTGTGCATTGGCTGAATTCAGGGCACATGATGTTCTGAATCCTTCAGAAAAAATGATGGA agaTGCCCTGTCAATAATTACATATGGGCCCACAGAAGACCAGCCCATATTTGCTAATAATGGTTGCAAGAGGTTTACCCGGCATATCCCCTATATTATACAAAAGCACAAAACACAGAAAAAGAAGACTGAACTGTAG
- the LOC105393038 gene encoding autophagy protein 5 has protein sequence MANDREVLREIWDGKLPICFQLDQEEIMEIQQPDPFYVMVPRLSYFPLVTDKMKRHFLRYISQENADNEMWIDYNGQPLKWHYPIGFLYDLYCGHDPQLPWTLTIHFSKFPEDVLLHCPNKDVVEAHYMCTVKEADVLKHRGQVMSTMQKKDHNQLWLGLQNDKFDQFWAINRRLMESHGDNEGFKHIPIRIYTDDGSYSQKLVNPKNADGSRKILQQMLQELYPDKPDVKLRTHGIEIPTDTPLQWLSEHMSYPDNFLHLCVC, from the exons ATGGCAAACGATAGAGAAGTACTCCGAGAAATATGGGACGGAAAGTTGCCTATTTGTTTTCAGCTGGATCAAGAAGAAATTATGGAAATTCAGCAACCCGACCCTTTCTACGTAATGGTGCCGCGACTTAGTTACTTTCCTCTTGTTACAGATAAG ATGAAAAGACATTTCTTGCGTTACATATCTCAAGAGAACGCAGATAATGAAATGTGGATAGACTATAATGGACAACCATTGAAGTGGCATTACCCTATTGGTTTCCTGTATGATCTGTACTGTGGACATGACCCTCAACTGCCTTGGACTTTAACTATTCACTTCTCCAAGTTCCCTGAGGATGTCCTCCTACACTGTCCTAATAA agATGTTGTTGAAGCCCATTATATGTGTACTGTGAAGGAAGCAGATGTGTTGAAACATAGGGGACAAGTGATGAGTACAATGCAAAAGAAAGATCATAATCAGCTCTGGTTGGGTTTGCAAAATG ATAAGTTTGATCAGTTCTGGGCTATAAACCGAAGACTTATGGAGTCTCATGGAGACAATGAAGGATTCAAGCATATTCCAATTAGAATCTACACTGATGATGGCTCCTACAGCCAGAAGCTTGTGAATCCAAAGAATGCAGATGGAAGTAGGAAAATATTGCAGCAGATGCTACAGGAGTTGTATCCTGACAAGCCTGATG TGAAATTGAGAACCCATGGCATTGAAATTCCAACAGATACACCACTGCAATGGCTCTCGGAACACATGAGTTACCCGGACAATTTTCTACATCTTTGTGTGTGTTAA
- the LOC105393037 gene encoding ribosomal RNA small subunit methyltransferase NEP1: MGKKRKHANDNEFDPVPKHLVASHIKKQEKRLIVILENAQLETVKVGNSFELLNCDDHANILRKNDRDPGSCRPDITHQSLLMLMDSPLNRAGLLQVYIHTEKNVLIEINPQTRIPRTFKRFAGLIVQLLHKFAIRASDGPMKLLKVIKNPVESHLPVGVKKITMSFSSKVVTNCRELVPKTEEPIVMVIGAMAHGKVEADYSEEAISISNYPLSAALTCAKLCTAFEEVWNIA, encoded by the exons ATGggaaagaaaagaaaacatGCAAATGACAACGAGTTTGATCCAGTTCCGAAACACTTGGTAGCCTCTCATATTAAGAAACAAGAAAAACgattaattgttattttagaAAATGCCCAGTTGGAGACTGTAAAG GTTGGCAACAGTTTTGAGCTGTTGAACTGCGATGATCACGCTAATATTCTACGAAAGAATGATCGAGATCCCGGGTCCTGCCGCCCGGACATCACTCACCAGTCATTGCTCATGTTGATGGACTCTCCCCTCAACCGAGCCGGGCTCCTGCAAGTTTATATTCACACTGAGAAGAATGTTCTTATAGAAATTAACCCACAAACCAGGATACCAAGAACTTTCAAAAGATTTGCTGGACTAATAG TTCAACTCCTCCACAAATTTGCTATCCGGGCTTCAGATGGACCTATGAAACTGTTGAAGGTTATTAAGAATCCTGTTGAGTCCCACCTTCCTGTTGGAGTCAAGAAAATCACAATGAGTTTCAGTTCAAAAGTTGTCACTAACTGCCGGGAATTGGTGCCAAAAACTGAAGAGCCAATAGTGATGGTAATTGGAGCCATGGCTCATGGCAAGGTGGAGGCGGACTACTCAGAAGAAGCCATATCCATAAGCAACTATCCCCTATCAGCTGCCTTGACATGTGCTAAGTTGTGTACAGCATTTGAAGAAGTTTGGAATATAGCATAG